From Anthonomus grandis grandis chromosome 20, icAntGran1.3, whole genome shotgun sequence, the proteins below share one genomic window:
- the LOC126747786 gene encoding uncharacterized protein LOC126747786 translates to MYLLVPQVRLNRKILFKSLDQKDEEFWIQTRQSQELQFRWKSPFTYHSLRTTPENCSALSAPDLNPEIKKMLSDTEVKKDSFLSHIQNDIGTGFTALGMSLDILLKGVNLGEQQMKQDILPGLVDSARLLCNAHFYLSMHRRHQIYPKLKPDMHRVAKESKLDSCLFGEKLLDKFKTAQAIKKSSAEFRAASRGSSSAGNSGHSLNFPRRTTNTRFKLKNFVRADIDKKYQNRSTLIGRNQQSYYNRAQGQRFQQRY, encoded by the exons ATGTATCTTCTAGTTCCTCAA gTGAGACTGAACCGGAAAATTCTGTTCAAATCATTAGACCAAAAAGACGAAGAATTCTGGATTCAGACTCGTCAGAGTCAGGAACTCCAATTCAGATGGAAGAGCCCATTCACTTACCACAGTTTAC GGACTACTCCAGAAAACTGTTCAGCCTTAAGTGCCCCTGACCTAAATCCAGAAATTAAGAAGATGTTATCGGACACGGAAGTTAAGAAAGACTCCTTTTTATCTCATATTCAGAATGACATAGGAACTGGGTTCACAGCTTTGGGAATGTCTTTGGACATTTTATTAAAGGGAGTGAACTTAGGTGAACAGCAGATGAAACAGGACATCTTACCCGGTTTAGTAGATAGTGCAAGACTCTTATGCAATGCTCACTTTTATTTGTCTATGCATAGAAGACACCAGATTTACCCTAAGTTAAAACCTGATATGCATAGGGTTGCTAAAGAGTCGAAGCTGGATTCCTGCTTGTTTGGCGAGAAATTGTTAGATAAGTTTAAAACGGCCCAGGCTATCAAGAAATCAAGTGCAGAATTTAGAGCGGCTTCTAGAGGATCATCATCTGCTGGCAATTCCGGGCATTCTTTAAACTTCCCGCGCAGGACGACAAATACAAGGTTCAAACTGAAAAACTTTGTGAGAGCGGACATAGACAAGAAGTACCAAAACAGGTCGACACTCATAGGGCGGAACCAACAGAGCTACTACAACAGGGCTCAGGGTCAGAGGTttcaacaacgatattag